The nucleotide sequence cagcaacaactgCATCAACATCAACAATCGCAACAAGAAGCGCATCAACAAACTCAACGTGATTTGGACTTAAGTATACCGGTACACTCACGATACTATTCGATACATTACTTACTACTTGCGATATTCCGTTATCCTTTCTTAtgtatccttttctttttcttcctccttataggaaattcaaaatgttttttattacgaCAGCGAGAACAGCACTTTAACTCCGTTGGAACCAGGCGAAGTTACCTTGGATTATAATCTTCAATGTCCGATACAAGTACCCGAAATGAAACAATCGCCAGGTAAAACCTTGAAAAGAAGTTCCAACGTGGAATCAAATCTTCTCGAATCGAATGGcaaacgacaaaaaaataaagatccgGAGGATACTCGATTACGTTTAATAAAAGCATCGCCGATCGACGTTCAAGAGAAAGACACTTTTACGGCGTTCGGCAATTTCGTTGCAGAAGAATTGCGAAACATGAAAGACACCGGTCAGATGCAATTAGCCAAATTACGGATTCATCAAATACTATTTGATGCTACACGCAATTTTTTGAAAGTTCCGATACCAAGATTGtgaagttttatataaaaaatgttaagttACTTTTTacacgttaaaaatatttacatatccaTTTGACTTCGTTTACGGGCaagaatcaaaaaagaaaaagaaagataaaatcagAAATATACTCTCGATGATAACATTGATGATTGCATTATGCCGATCAAGGATCACGGCCTTGATCCTTTAGATTCATATTTACAAAGGACAAAGACGATCTATAATTTCAAGTTCA is from Vespula vulgaris chromosome 22, iyVesVulg1.1, whole genome shotgun sequence and encodes:
- the LOC127071534 gene encoding uncharacterized protein LOC127071534 isoform X1 — its product is MSVVSSVPCSGLTAQEGVPEWDQNNTTTLIQMYKERKCLWDTSHEFYKNRRFRREALTEMANHFNCSLADVEKKLYMLRSSFRKEYRRWNYAKLNAGPNNTFLVRKPQWFALDLLMFLKDDVAKKSVIPLNPVTTDCAQQQQVQQNQQQQQLHQHQQSQQEAHQQTQRDLDLSIPEIQNVFYYDSENSTLTPLEPGEVTLDYNLQCPIQVPEMKQSPGKTLKRSSNVESNLLESNGKRQKNKDPEDTRLRLIKASPIDVQEKDTFTAFGNFVAEELRNMKDTGQMQLAKLRIHQILFDATRNFLKVPIPRL
- the LOC127071534 gene encoding basic-leucine zipper transcription factor A-like isoform X3 → MQDDVAKKSVIPLNPVTTDCAQQQQVQQNQQQQQLHQHQQSQQEAHQQTQRDLDLSIPEIQNVFYYDSENSTLTPLEPGEVTLDYNLQCPIQVPEMKQSPGKTLKRSSNVESNLLESNGKRQKNKDPEDTRLRLIKASPIDVQEKDTFTAFGNFVAEELRNMKDTGQMQLAKLRIHQILFDATRNFLKVPIPRL
- the LOC127071534 gene encoding uncharacterized protein LOC127071534 isoform X2; translated protein: MSVVSSVPCSGLTAQEGVPEWDQNNTTTLIQMYKERKCLWDTSHEFYKNRRFRREALTEMANHFNCSLADVEKKLYMLRSSFRKEYRRWNYAKLNAVTTDCAQQQQVQQNQQQQQLHQHQQSQQEAHQQTQRDLDLSIPEIQNVFYYDSENSTLTPLEPGEVTLDYNLQCPIQVPEMKQSPGKTLKRSSNVESNLLESNGKRQKNKDPEDTRLRLIKASPIDVQEKDTFTAFGNFVAEELRNMKDTGQMQLAKLRIHQILFDATRNFLKVPIPRL